TTTGCAACATCGCCATCCGGGAGTGACTTTTGTACAGATGTCCTGTGTTAACGATCATCCGGAATTTCTTACAATGGCTGCGGATTGGGCTAATTCTCAGATTGAAGCGTTGCTATCATCCTCTGGAGTAACGGTTAATTTTCAGCTTGCTTCAACTAAAGCTAGTCATTCTCATCACCATCACTAAAAAACTAAGGGGCGCTAGGTGGGCGCCCTCAAGTGTTAATTAATTAGAGACTTCTGCCATTTCGATAATTCTGGCTTCTAAATCTTTAACCAAAAAGTTCAAAGGCTTATCTTTGCGAATTTTATACTTGAGACGGCGAGATTGAATCCTGAGTAGTAATTGTTCTAAACAATCGCGATCGAAACAGACATGGCGTTGACGATTGTTAGGTCCTAAAGTTGCACCAGAGATGACATGGAGTTGAATATTCTTTTTTAACTGGTACCAAAGACCCTCTGAACCAATTAGACTGGTATTACTACGACTAGGAGTAGTTAAATAGAGAGATTCCATCCCTGTACTTCCCATCGTTTGTTCATAGTTATAGTAATAGTGTAGGGGAATGTCAGCCAGAGGTAGATTGAGCATACCTTCGTAAAATTGTCGAGCGATCTCTAAATCTGAAACCATAACAGTATGCACTTTTGGCGCGCTAGTGAGAAACATCCACATGGCTAAACCGTAAGCCGCTAATAGCATTACCATAATTCCCTGGGTAGAGAGAAGAGAATCTAATGAAGAAGGAAAAAAAGCACTTAAAACTTGTATCATAAACCAATAAAAGAACAGACACTCAATTATTATAAACTAGCTACTTCTGGCAATGCAGATAGGAAAACCCTTGCGTATACCACAACTTCCCGAAGCTAATCATCCTTTAATTGAATCTTTGAGGAATCAAAGCGATTTAGAGTTGCTGAGACAGTTTCAAGAATATCCTGAACAGGGGAAATTTTTTACCGCTATTGTTTGCCGTTATACACCAATTATTTATATTTTAATCGCTCAGGCGATCGTTACTCCTGAAGTGAGTAATTACGTGTTAGCGATCGCTTGGCGTCAGTTTTTTTATGAAATGCGCGGACTTCATTTTAACTCTGGTTTAGATTGTTTACAAGACTGGTTAATTTATCAAACGGGTATCTTACTGCAAGAAGTCACCATCCCCGAGGTAATTACTTATAATTTACAGAAAACTCCTCCTGCATTGTGGTGTTACGTTGAACAGGGCTTAGATACTCTACCACCCCTACTACGCTTTATTTTGGTTACCAGTGAGAGATTTAACTGGAATCACACTCGCATTATTGCTTATCTGCAATCAGAAGGACATTTACTCTCTTTAGCGGAAATTACCGAATATTTAGAACAGGGGTATCAGAGATTAGAATGGAGTTTACCAGAAGACATTCGTTTGATTTATCTTGAGCTTTAACGAAATGGAATATTTTTACCTGAACCTACGTTGTTAAATTAGGTATATGCGTCGAAGATGTTGATAGAAATTCTGACATAGATTCCATAATCACAAATACTGCTGAAACCCAACTATTTCTACAAAATGAAACAGAGAATGCAATTCCAGAATCAAATCTACTCAGTGGTTTAGCTGGTTTAGTTATGATGGCATTACTCAGAAAATCCATTAAAGGAAAGAGGTAGTCTTATCCATACATATCTCATT
This genomic window from Gloeocapsa sp. PCC 73106 contains:
- a CDS encoding sigma-70 family RNA polymerase sigma factor; amino-acid sequence: MRIPQLPEANHPLIESLRNQSDLELLRQFQEYPEQGKFFTAIVCRYTPIIYILIAQAIVTPEVSNYVLAIAWRQFFYEMRGLHFNSGLDCLQDWLIYQTGILLQEVTIPEVITYNLQKTPPALWCYVEQGLDTLPPLLRFILVTSERFNWNHTRIIAYLQSEGHLLSLAEITEYLEQGYQRLEWSLPEDIRLIYLEL